From a region of the Besnoitia besnoiti strain Bb-Ger1 chromosome I, whole genome shotgun sequence genome:
- a CDS encoding hypothetical protein (encoded by transcript BESB_009580), with protein sequence MRISGGPAAAAFAVVLFPSQITYPFRICGHVAGLVSCQRLEQLNNGPWPSVSAVNASGVIPRAGSHGQQQCESTVDAREDDEGARQTLYAACRPGMSMLGGAAPGNTSIVTEKQESCADSGAGAGSDGNIFQAWQPSDAIMWQAHGETQARHGTALSRSGTYDYSLGPAHPGLRDDRVEHPGGGGAAHAHGAVERETSPDDPSIAMTPALGTNVGRHRRITVEAVEASKVAHGAPHVLHHLSDVLLAVRSGRAEGAKFPTFANPGLQKYEAERGSTLFQGTRETVTTGTASRYSEPHPGPYTPSIAGGGPGHQGRVAGSPSKTTRPPRRSANTESDTRSRGCSTHTLAALQMHLLNRQAMKRAAPSDGGVARTDPTSVPAAGASATPAKFTRMSAGEDPGDAQQPAGPRLRELWPSQAGHKARRRLLPRGPADEGASGSTISGKQQVPSAVANNAVAFELTRKYKPHPWAPIARARRDKPDLD encoded by the exons ATGAGAATCAGTGGTGGaccagcagcggccgccttcgcggttGTACTTTTTCCGTCTCAGATAACGTACCCCTTCCGTATCTGTGGGCACGTCGCCGGCTTGGTTTCTTGCCAGCGCTTGGAACAGCTGAACAATGGTCCGTGGCCGTCCGTGAGCGCAGTAAACGCATCGGGTGTGATACCCCGTGCCGGATCGCACGGCCAACAACAGTGCGAGTCAACCGTAGATGCTCGCGAAGACGATGAAGGAGCAAGGCAAACCCTATACGCTGCATGTCGCCCTGGGATGTCGatgctcggcggcgcggcacccGGCAACACGTCGATAGTGACGGAAAAGCAAGAGTCATGTGCTGACAGCGGTGCCGGGGCTGGCAGCGACGGGAATATCTTTCAGGCGTGGCAGCCCAGTGACGCCATAATGTGGCAGGCGCATGGTGAAACACAGGCACGTCATGGAACGGCTCTTTCTCGGTCGGGTACCTATGACTACTCTCTGGGACCGGCCCATCCGGGACTGAGGGATGACCGAGTGGAGCAcccaggcggaggcggggccGCTCACGCTCACGGGGCGGTCGAACGTGAAACATCGCCGGACGACCCCAGCATCGCGATGACCCCCGCACTGGGTACGAATGTGGGGCGGCACCGCCGCATAACTGTGGAAGCTGTGGAAGCTTCCAAGGTGGCGCACGGTGCGCCCCACGTGCTCCACCACCTGTCAGATGTGTTACTAGCTGTCAGGAGtggccgcgcggagggcgcgaagtTTCCCACCTTCGCGAACCCAGGCCTGCAGAAGTATGAAGCGGAGAGGGGCTCTACGTTATTTCAAGGCACGCGGGAAACCGTCACCACAGGCACAGCCTCAAGATACAGCGAACCGCATCCCGGACCATACACGCCGTCAATCGCCGGAGGTGGCCCAGGCCACCAGGGACGGGTGGCAGGGTCTCCATCAAAGACGACCCGACCCCCCCGCCGCTCAGCGAACACTGAGAGTGATACCCGGAGCAGAGGCTGCAGTACCCACACTCTAGCCGCCCTGCAGATGCATCTTCTCAACAGGCAGGCAATGAAGAGAGCGGCACCCTCTGACGGAGGGGTGGCGCGAACGGACCCCACCAGTGTTCCTGCGGCGGGAGCAAGTGCTACACCGGCCAAGTTTACACGCAtgtccgcaggcgaggaccCAGGCGATGCTCAGCAGCCGGCTG GGCCCCGACTGCGTGAGCTATGGCCTAGTCAGGCAGGACACAAagcccgcagacgcctgctgccgcgaggccctgcgGATGAAGGAGCCTCAGGATCCACTATTTCTGGAAAGCAACAAGTTCCGTCAG CAGTAGCCAATAATGCCGTCGCCTTTGAACTCACGCGCAAGTACAAGCCGCACCCATGGGCGCCTATCGCACGTGCGCGGAGAGATAAACCCGACCTTGACTAG
- a CDS encoding hypothetical protein (encoded by transcript BESB_009570): MNCTGLQDTPGGPTVVNVDGLQTLAANPSSAGCGSNVQCDQRRVSGVETPDEGPDALDLHRQSTGSKTLNTDERSRAEMASAGASNYVQSSFVAADLSPPSAGLLYNQVCADFTAAALRSSNIFRKPCQVRNRTAVAGRDIGIAPAIDPMVQQMNRSALQSSQASVYGEEANLSNATNVLSQSRAVTLSSPIALHLCDAKGRNEGADSDRTIPTQWGSVAESATRAHSECLFQKALEVKTQCGAREQLRHALVWGGDRLPSPAVSADASLSPVIADSSTNGPSVTHGVAPSQQGGLAFDTGRTGIHALTDTNAARRSFTTAETWSPVALETLPPPTNAAGSVTPNPDAPDPLKSTTVAPLIEEARDENMNSLVERAFRDAGREDSMSPDQVVDFIFRYSEALEPEGNAYRSTR, from the coding sequence ATGAATTGTACCGGCCTCCAGGACACTCCTGGGGGTCCTACAGTCGTGAACGTCGATGGTCTGCAAACACTAGCAGCTAATCCTAGCTCCGCTGGATGCGGCTCAAATGTGCAGTGCGACCAACGACGGGTGTCAGGTGTGGAGACGCCTGACGAGGGGCCAGATGCGCTAGATTTACACCGACAATCTACAGGGTCGAAGACACTGAATACTGACgagcgctcgcgcgcggaaatGGCCAGCGCGGGGGCATCAAATTATGTACAATCAAGCTTCGTTGCAGCCGACCTCTCGCCACCCAGCGCAGGGCTTTTATATAACCAAGTATGTGCGGATTTTACCGCTGCAGCACTAAGGAGCAGCAATATTTTTCGCAAACCTTGTCAAGTCAGAAACAGGACCGCCGTAGCAGGTCGCGATATAGGCATTGCGCCAGCCATTGATCCGATGGTTCAACAAATGAACCGTTCTGCACTTCAGAGCAGCCAGGCGTCTGTCTATGGGGAGGAAGCCAACCTTTCGAACGCAACCAACGTCTTGTCCCAGTCGCGTGCGGTGACGCTCTCGTCGCCTATTGCGTTGCATCTTTGCGACGCGAAGGGTAGAAATGAGGGAGCAGATTCAGACAGGACAATTCCAACCCAATGGGGAAGCGTGGCTGAGTCCGCAACTCGCGCTCATTCAGAATGTCTGTTTCAAAAAGCACTCGAGGTGAAGACACAATGTGGGGCACGCGAGCAACTGAGACATGCCTTGGTGTGGGGAGGAGACCGGTTGCCGTCACCTGCAGTCTCAGCTGatgcctcgctgtcgcctgtcATCGCAGACTCAAGTACAAATGGTCCCTCTGTCACGCATGGAGTCGCTCCGTCCCAAcaaggcggcctcgcctttgACACAGGACGCACAGGCATTCATGCGCTCACTGATACTAATGCAGCACGACGAAGCTTCACCACTGCCGAAACATGGAGTCCAGTTGCACTTGAGACCCTGCCCCCGCCCACAAACGCCGCTGGTTCTGTGACCCCAAACCCGGACGCCCCAGACCCTCTTAAATCGACTACGGTTGCACCGCTCATCGAAGAGGCGCGTGACGAAAACATGAATTCGCTCGTGGAGCGAGCATTTCGTGATGCTGGCCGGGAAGACAGCATGTCACCAGACCAAGTAGTTGACTTTATCTTCCGATATAGCGAAGCCCTGGAACCCGAAGGGAATGCGTACAGATCAACTCGTTAG
- a CDS encoding ThiF family protein (encoded by transcript BESB_009590), whose translation MTESAASDTFVRAKIAEMSAAVQDDNPYSRLMALQRMGVVDNYRAIRDKAVLVVGVGGVGSVAADMLARCGIGKLLLFDYDKVELANMNRLFFTPKQRGQSKVEAAQATLLEINPDVEIEAHNCNICSEFDLFFDRIVNGGICASSATAEGSSGAEARDKAPPVSPRLSQKGRCGVDLVLSCVDNFAARITISQACNEAGVVWMNSGVSESATSGQIQTCVPGLLACFQCAPPYVVATSGDERAIKREGVCAASLPTTMGIVAGLLVQNALKYLLTFGQTTPFLAYNSLEDFFPSFSMQPNPQCADSWCRKRQAEVAEKGIPISAYFLTLKKEQDAAESAKGAVVHEDNPFGISLMDEGSSSTNGASVAPPASPSPAKDEPMKTQKKAAEDGASIQDLMEKMKLLQS comes from the exons ATGACGGAGTCTGCAGCTTCAGACACCTTTGTGCGCGCCAAGATCGCCGAGATGAGCGCGGCGGTTCAAGACGACAACCCCTACTCGCGCCTCATGGCCCTGCAGAG GATGGGCGTCGTAGACAACTACCGCGCAATACGCGACAAGGCAGTCCTCGTTgtgggcgtcggcggcgtgggcagcgtcgcggcggacaTGCTGGCGCGCTGCGGAATTGGGAAACTCCTTTTGTTCGACTACGACAAAGTCGAGCTCGCCAACATGAAtcgtctcttcttcactcCCAAGCAGCGCGGCCAAAGCAAAGTCGAG GCGGCGCAAGCGACGCTGCTGGAGATCAACCCCGACGTCGAGATCGAGGCGCATAACTGCAACATTTGCTCGGAGTTCGATTTGTTTTTCGATCGCATCGTGAACGGCGGCAtctgcgcctcgtccgctACGGCTGAGGGCTCCTcgggcgccgaggcccgCGATAAAGCCCCCCccgtgtctccgcgtctctcccaGAAGGGGCGGTGCGGCGTGGATTTAGTGCTCAGCTGCGTAGACAACTTTGCGGCGCGCATCACAATTAGCCAGGCGTGCAACGAGGCGG GCGTTGTGTGGATGAACAGCGGAGTGAGCGAGAGCGCGACCAGCGGGCAAATTCAGACCTGCGTCCCTGGTCTCCTCGCGTGCTTCCAG TGCGCGCCGCCTTACGTCGTCGCAACAAGCGGAGACGAACGAGCCATCAAACGCGAAGGCGTCtgtgcggcctcgctgccaaCGACCATGGGTATTGTCGCAG GCCTTCTCGTACAGAACGCTCTCAAATACCTCCTCACCTTTGGACAGACAACTCCGTTCCTAGCGTACAATTCGCTTGAAGACTTCTTCCCGTCCTTCTCCATGCAACCCAATCCGCAGTGCGCCGACTCCTGGTGCAGAAAAAGGCAG GCGGAAGTTGCAGAGAAGGGCATCCCGATTTCGGCGTATTTCTTGACTTTGAAGAAAGAGCAGGACGCAGCCGAGAGTGCGAAGGGCGCTGTCGTGCACGAGGATAACCCCTTCGGCATCTCACTCATGGATGAGGGCTCGAGTTCGACGAATGGGGCttccgtcgcgccgcctgcgtcgccttctccggcAAAAGACGAGCCAATGAAGACACAGAAGAAAGCCGCTGAAGACGGCGCGAGCATTCAGGATCTTATGGAGAAAATGAAGCTTCTGCAAAGCTGA